Proteins encoded within one genomic window of Sphaerotilus montanus:
- the nuoG gene encoding NADH-quinone oxidoreductase subunit NuoG, which produces MVEIELDGKKVSVLEGSMVMHAAEAAGTYIPHFCYHKKLSIAANCRMCLVDVEKAPKPMPACATPVTQGMIVRTKSDKALKAQQSVMEFLLINHPLDCPICDQGGECQLQDLAVGYGKSASRYEEEKRVVFHKEVGPLISMQEMSRCIHCTRCVRFGQEIAGQMELGMLQRGEHSEITTFVGQTIDSELSGNMIDICPVGALTSKPFRYSARTWELSRRKSVSPHDSTGANLIVQVKNHKVLRAVPLENDAVNECWIADRDRFSYEALNSDARLTQPMLKQGGQWKPVDWTTALEYVANGLKQIKTQHGAASIGALASAMSTSEELFLLGEFMRGLGSQNIDHRLRHADFRTEAGAVRWLGLPIAELSTLDRALVIGSFLRKDHPLFAQRLRQATRRGARVMRIGAQSDNWAMNVAGEIVAAPSDWLSVLIEVAAAVATAKGVTAPLSVTPGEQAQAIANALLSGERKAVLLGNAAAAHPQAAELLAIANWIAEQAGARCGYLGDSGNGVGAQLVGAQPGQGGLDAGQMLAKPLKAYLLFNTEPVLDAANAAQAAKSLQAAEMVIAFSPFQANAEFADVMLPIAPFTETGGSFVNADGRVQSFHGVVRPLGDTRPGWKVLRVLGNLLGLNGFAQESVEDVRAAAGLNDAGKIAARLSNASSATPQIMAAPAGLQRIANVPVYATDSIVRRAPSLQETADANAPLVALNAALWAHLGLQEGAKVRVKQGDGSVVLPASLDATLAANTARVSAGHPSTAVLGAVFGTLSIERA; this is translated from the coding sequence ATGGTTGAAATCGAACTCGACGGCAAGAAGGTGTCCGTGCTTGAGGGCAGCATGGTGATGCATGCTGCCGAAGCGGCGGGCACCTACATCCCGCACTTCTGCTACCACAAGAAGCTCTCGATCGCCGCGAACTGTCGCATGTGCCTCGTGGACGTCGAGAAGGCGCCCAAGCCCATGCCTGCCTGCGCCACGCCGGTGACGCAGGGCATGATCGTGCGTACCAAGAGCGACAAGGCGCTGAAGGCCCAGCAGTCGGTGATGGAGTTTCTCCTCATCAACCACCCGTTGGACTGCCCCATCTGTGACCAGGGCGGCGAGTGCCAGCTGCAGGATCTGGCCGTGGGCTACGGCAAGTCGGCCTCGCGCTACGAAGAAGAAAAGCGCGTCGTCTTCCACAAGGAGGTCGGTCCGCTGATTTCCATGCAGGAGATGAGCCGCTGTATCCACTGCACGCGCTGTGTCCGTTTCGGCCAGGAAATCGCCGGCCAGATGGAACTCGGCATGCTGCAGCGTGGCGAGCACTCCGAGATCACGACCTTTGTCGGCCAGACGATCGATTCCGAGCTGTCGGGCAACATGATCGACATCTGCCCGGTCGGCGCGCTCACCAGCAAGCCATTCCGCTACAGCGCCCGCACCTGGGAACTGTCGCGCCGCAAGAGCGTCAGCCCGCACGACTCGACGGGTGCCAACCTGATCGTGCAGGTCAAGAACCACAAGGTGCTGCGCGCGGTGCCGCTGGAAAACGACGCCGTCAACGAGTGCTGGATCGCCGACCGCGACCGCTTCAGCTACGAGGCGCTCAACAGCGATGCCCGCCTGACGCAGCCGATGCTCAAGCAGGGCGGCCAGTGGAAGCCGGTGGACTGGACCACGGCGCTCGAATACGTCGCCAATGGCCTGAAGCAGATCAAGACGCAGCACGGCGCGGCTTCGATCGGTGCGCTGGCCTCGGCCATGAGCACCAGCGAAGAGCTGTTCCTGCTGGGCGAGTTCATGCGCGGTCTGGGCAGCCAGAACATCGACCACCGCCTGCGCCACGCCGATTTCCGTACCGAAGCCGGTGCCGTGCGTTGGCTGGGGCTGCCGATTGCCGAGCTGTCCACGCTGGACCGCGCGCTGGTGATCGGCTCCTTCCTGCGCAAGGACCACCCGCTGTTCGCGCAGCGTCTGCGCCAGGCGACCCGCCGCGGTGCGCGTGTCATGCGCATCGGCGCACAGTCGGACAACTGGGCCATGAACGTCGCCGGCGAGATCGTCGCGGCGCCGTCGGACTGGCTGTCGGTGCTGATCGAGGTGGCCGCGGCTGTCGCGACCGCCAAGGGCGTGACCGCGCCGCTGTCGGTGACGCCTGGCGAGCAGGCGCAAGCCATCGCCAACGCGCTGCTGTCGGGTGAACGCAAGGCCGTGCTGCTGGGCAACGCTGCCGCGGCACACCCGCAAGCGGCCGAACTGCTGGCCATCGCCAACTGGATTGCCGAGCAAGCCGGTGCCCGCTGCGGCTACCTGGGGGACTCCGGCAACGGTGTCGGCGCTCAGCTGGTCGGTGCGCAGCCGGGGCAGGGCGGTCTGGACGCCGGGCAGATGCTGGCCAAGCCGCTCAAGGCTTACCTGCTGTTCAACACCGAGCCGGTGCTGGACGCTGCCAACGCAGCGCAAGCCGCCAAGTCGCTGCAAGCGGCCGAGATGGTCATCGCTTTCAGCCCGTTCCAGGCGAATGCCGAGTTCGCCGACGTGATGCTGCCGATCGCGCCGTTCACCGAAACCGGTGGCAGCTTCGTCAACGCCGATGGCCGCGTGCAGAGCTTCCACGGTGTGGTGCGTCCGCTGGGCGACACCCGTCCGGGCTGGAAGGTGCTGCGTGTGCTGGGCAACCTGCTGGGCCTGAACGGCTTCGCGCAGGAGTCGGTCGAGGACGTGCGTGCGGCTGCCGGGCTGAACGATGCCGGCAAGATTGCTGCCCGCCTGTCCAACGCGAGCAGCGCCACGCCGCAGATCATGGCCGCCCCGGCCGGGCTGCAACGCATTGCCAACGTGCCGGTCTATGCCACGGATTCCATCGTCCGTCGTGCTCCGTCGCTGCAGGAAACCGCAGACGCCAACGCGCCGCTGGTGGCCCTGAACGCCGCGCTCTGGGCGCATCTGGGGCTGCAAGAAGGCGCCAAGGTGCGTGTCAAGCAAGGTGACGGCAGTGTCGTGCTGCCCGCCTCGCTGGATGCCACGCTGGCTGCCAACACCGCACGGGTGAGCGCCGGTCATCCCTCCACCGCCGTTCTGGGGGCCGTGTTCGGCACCCTGAGCATCGAACGCGCCTGA
- a CDS encoding NADH-quinone oxidoreductase subunit M, with amino-acid sequence MAYLSLAIWIPIAFGVLLLAIGRDDQPQAARWIGLIGALIGFAVTLPLITGFDTTTAALQFQENFAWIPRFNIRYHLGVDGISVWFVLLTAFISIIVVLAGWEVITDRAHQYIGAFLIMSGLTVGVFSAADGMLFYVFFEATLIPMYIIIGIWGGPRRVYAAIKFFLYTLAGSLLLLLALIFLYYKSGGSFDILTWHKLPLPADAQTMLFFAFLAAFAVKVPMWPVHTWLPDAHVEAPTGGSIVLAAIMLKLGAYGFLRFSLPIAPDASHEWSGLLITLSLVAVIYIGLVAMVQTDMKKLVAYSSIAHMGFVTLGFFFFSELGISGGLVQMISHGFVSGAMFLSIGVLYDRVHSREISSYGGVANTMPKFAAFAVFFGMANAGLPGTAGFIGEWMVILGAVQFNFWIGMLAASALIFGAAYTLWMVKRVYFGEVANDHVRELADINAREYLLLAVLAICTLAMGLYPKPFTDVMHVSVTELIRHVGVSKL; translated from the coding sequence ATGGCATACCTCTCACTTGCGATCTGGATCCCCATCGCCTTTGGCGTGCTGCTGCTGGCGATCGGGCGTGATGACCAACCCCAGGCCGCCCGCTGGATCGGCCTGATCGGTGCGCTGATCGGTTTCGCGGTCACGCTGCCGCTGATCACCGGCTTCGACACCACGACGGCGGCCCTGCAGTTCCAGGAAAACTTCGCCTGGATTCCGCGGTTCAATATCCGCTACCACCTGGGTGTCGACGGCATCTCGGTGTGGTTCGTGCTGCTCACGGCCTTCATCTCGATCATCGTCGTGCTGGCGGGCTGGGAAGTCATCACCGACCGTGCCCACCAGTACATCGGTGCCTTCCTGATCATGTCCGGCCTGACGGTCGGCGTGTTCTCGGCGGCCGATGGCATGCTGTTCTACGTGTTCTTCGAAGCGACCCTGATCCCGATGTACATCATCATCGGCATCTGGGGCGGACCGCGCCGTGTCTACGCCGCGATCAAGTTCTTCCTGTACACGCTGGCAGGATCGCTGCTGCTGCTGCTGGCCCTGATCTTCCTGTACTACAAGTCGGGTGGCAGCTTCGACATCCTGACCTGGCACAAGCTCCCGCTGCCGGCCGATGCCCAGACGATGCTCTTCTTCGCCTTCCTGGCCGCCTTCGCGGTGAAGGTGCCGATGTGGCCGGTGCACACCTGGCTGCCGGACGCCCACGTCGAAGCGCCCACGGGTGGCTCCATCGTGCTGGCCGCGATCATGCTGAAGCTGGGCGCCTACGGGTTCCTGCGTTTCTCGCTGCCGATCGCGCCGGATGCCTCGCACGAGTGGTCGGGTCTCCTGATCACGCTGTCGCTGGTCGCGGTGATCTACATCGGCCTGGTCGCGATGGTGCAGACCGACATGAAGAAGCTGGTCGCCTACTCGTCGATCGCGCACATGGGTTTCGTCACGCTGGGCTTCTTCTTCTTCAGCGAACTGGGCATTTCCGGCGGTCTGGTGCAGATGATCTCGCACGGCTTCGTGTCGGGTGCGATGTTCCTGTCGATCGGGGTGCTGTACGACCGTGTGCATTCGCGTGAAATTTCCTCGTACGGCGGCGTGGCCAACACCATGCCCAAGTTCGCGGCATTCGCGGTGTTCTTCGGCATGGCCAACGCCGGCTTGCCTGGCACGGCAGGGTTCATCGGCGAGTGGATGGTGATCCTCGGTGCCGTGCAGTTCAACTTCTGGATCGGCATGCTGGCGGCTTCCGCGCTGATTTTTGGCGCTGCGTACACGCTGTGGATGGTCAAGCGGGTCTACTTCGGTGAAGTTGCCAATGACCATGTGCGTGAACTCGCCGACATCAATGCCCGCGAGTACCTGCTGCTGGCAGTGCTGGCGATCTGCACCCTCGCGATGGGTCTGTACCCCAAGCCCTTCACCGACGTCATGCATGTGTCGGTGACCGAGCTGATCCGCCACGTTGGCGTGTCGAAACTGTGA
- the nuoH gene encoding NADH-quinone oxidoreductase subunit NuoH, producing the protein MMLDTLQTVGASTLGSAWTVVWTLLKIVAVLLPLLGCVAYLTLWERKAIGWTQIRPGPNRVGPWGLLTPIADAVKLIFKEIIAPTAANKGLFFLGPIMTIMPALAAWAVVPFGPEVALANVNAGLLFLMAITSMEVYGVIIAGWASNSKYAFLGAMRASAQMVSYEIAMGFCFVVVLMVAGSLNMTDIVMSQTKGYFADMGVPLLSWNWLPLFPVFIVYFISGLAETNRHPFDVVEGEAEIVAGHMIEYSGMSFAMFFLAEYANMILVSMMAVLMFLGGWSTPFTALGFIPGWIWLGLKTFCVATMFLWVRATFPRYRYDQIMRLGWKIFIPITLVWLVVVGLWIQSPWNIWK; encoded by the coding sequence ATGATGCTGGACACCCTGCAAACCGTCGGCGCTTCCACGCTGGGCTCCGCCTGGACCGTGGTCTGGACGCTGCTCAAGATCGTGGCCGTGCTGCTGCCGCTGCTCGGCTGCGTGGCCTATCTGACGCTCTGGGAGCGCAAGGCCATCGGCTGGACCCAGATCCGTCCCGGCCCGAACCGGGTCGGTCCGTGGGGTCTGCTGACTCCGATCGCCGACGCCGTCAAGCTGATCTTCAAGGAGATCATTGCCCCGACCGCCGCCAACAAGGGCCTGTTCTTCCTGGGCCCGATCATGACCATCATGCCGGCGCTGGCTGCCTGGGCGGTCGTGCCGTTCGGTCCGGAAGTGGCGCTGGCCAACGTCAACGCCGGCCTGCTGTTCCTGATGGCGATCACCTCGATGGAAGTCTATGGCGTGATCATCGCCGGCTGGGCTTCGAACTCGAAGTACGCCTTCCTGGGTGCGATGCGTGCCTCGGCCCAGATGGTCAGCTACGAAATCGCGATGGGCTTCTGTTTTGTCGTCGTGCTGATGGTCGCTGGCAGTCTGAACATGACGGACATCGTCATGAGCCAGACCAAGGGCTATTTTGCCGACATGGGTGTTCCCCTGCTGTCGTGGAACTGGCTGCCGCTGTTCCCCGTGTTCATCGTGTATTTCATCTCCGGTCTGGCCGAGACGAACCGCCACCCCTTCGATGTGGTCGAAGGTGAAGCCGAAATCGTGGCCGGTCACATGATCGAGTATTCGGGCATGTCGTTCGCCATGTTCTTCCTGGCCGAATACGCCAACATGATCCTGGTGTCGATGATGGCCGTGCTGATGTTCCTCGGTGGCTGGTCGACTCCGTTCACCGCACTGGGGTTCATCCCGGGCTGGATCTGGCTGGGCCTGAAGACCTTCTGTGTCGCGACGATGTTCCTGTGGGTGCGCGCCACCTTCCCGCGCTACCGCTATGACCAGATCATGCGCCTGGGCTGGAAGATCTTCATCCCGATCACGCTGGTGTGGCTGGTGGTGGTGGGTCTGTGGATCCAGTCGCCCTGGAACATCTGGAAATAA
- the nuoN gene encoding NADH-quinone oxidoreductase subunit NuoN → MTAMNWLAVYPEIFLLVMACVVALADLFVTDPRRTPTHVLTLLTLIGVGGMHWVLFNEGQTSYAMNRMVVTDPMGHLLALFATIAVAVTLVYARPYAASREMLKGELYTLSLFSLLGISIMVSGNNLLTLYLGLEVMSLSLYSLVALRRDHAQSTEAAMKYFVLGALASGFLLYGMSMMYGATGSLDLGQIFDFIGRGESHQLLVFGLVFIVSGLAFKLGAVPFHMWLPDVYQGAPTAATLLIAGAPKIAAFGMTMRLLVDGMLGLAVDWQQMLMVLAVCSLLVGNLAAIAQTNLKRMLAYSTIAQMGFLLLGLLAGVVNGNTLSAANAYSSSMFYIITYVVTTLGTFGLIMLMARAGFEADEIADLAGLHRRSPTLAAVMGIFMFSLAGVPPMVGFYAKLAVLQALVSTNDTVHLLLALFAVVMSLIGAFYYLRIVKVMYFDEPKDTSPIVTPTGARAVLSLNGAAVLLLGVLPGSLMAMCAQAIVKALAT, encoded by the coding sequence ATGACTGCAATGAATTGGCTCGCGGTGTATCCCGAGATCTTCCTGCTGGTGATGGCCTGCGTGGTCGCGCTGGCCGACCTGTTCGTCACCGACCCCCGGCGCACGCCGACCCATGTGCTGACCCTGCTGACGCTGATCGGCGTCGGCGGCATGCACTGGGTACTGTTCAACGAGGGACAGACCTCCTATGCGATGAACCGCATGGTGGTCACCGACCCGATGGGGCACCTGCTGGCCCTGTTCGCCACGATCGCGGTGGCCGTGACCCTGGTCTACGCGCGTCCCTATGCCGCCAGCCGCGAGATGCTCAAGGGCGAGTTGTACACGCTGAGCCTGTTCTCGCTGCTCGGCATCTCGATCATGGTGTCCGGCAACAACCTGCTGACGCTGTACCTCGGCCTGGAAGTGATGAGCCTGTCGCTGTACTCGCTGGTCGCGTTGCGCCGTGACCATGCGCAGTCCACCGAAGCGGCCATGAAGTACTTCGTGCTGGGCGCGCTGGCCTCGGGCTTCCTGCTCTACGGCATGTCGATGATGTACGGTGCCACCGGCTCGCTGGATCTGGGCCAGATCTTCGACTTCATCGGCAGGGGCGAAAGTCACCAGTTGCTGGTGTTCGGGCTGGTCTTCATCGTCTCCGGTCTGGCATTCAAGCTGGGTGCCGTGCCGTTCCACATGTGGCTGCCGGACGTCTACCAAGGGGCTCCGACGGCTGCCACGCTGCTGATCGCTGGTGCCCCCAAGATCGCGGCCTTCGGCATGACGATGCGTCTGCTGGTCGATGGCATGCTGGGACTTGCGGTGGACTGGCAACAGATGCTGATGGTGCTGGCGGTCTGCTCGCTCCTGGTCGGCAATCTGGCGGCCATTGCCCAGACGAACCTGAAGCGCATGCTGGCCTACTCGACCATTGCGCAGATGGGCTTCCTGCTGCTGGGCCTGCTGGCCGGCGTGGTCAACGGCAACACGCTGTCCGCGGCCAATGCCTACAGCTCGTCCATGTTCTACATCATCACCTATGTGGTGACGACGCTGGGCACCTTTGGTCTGATCATGCTGATGGCACGCGCCGGCTTCGAGGCGGACGAGATTGCCGATCTGGCCGGACTGCACCGCCGCAGCCCGACGCTGGCCGCGGTGATGGGCATCTTCATGTTCTCGCTGGCCGGTGTGCCGCCCATGGTCGGTTTCTATGCCAAGCTGGCCGTGCTGCAGGCCTTGGTTTCGACCAACGACACGGTGCACCTGCTGCTGGCGCTCTTCGCGGTGGTGATGTCGCTGATCGGTGCCTTCTACTACCTGCGCATCGTCAAGGTCATGTACTTCGATGAGCCGAAGGACACATCGCCGATCGTCACGCCCACGGGTGCACGCGCGGTGCTGTCGCTGAATGGTGCCGCGGTGCTGCTGCTGGGCGTCCTGCCGGGCAGTCTGATGGCCATGTGTGCGCAGGCCATCGTCAAGGCGCTGGCCACCTGA
- the nuoK gene encoding NADH-quinone oxidoreductase subunit NuoK, whose product MISLGHYLTLGAILFAISVVGIFLNRKNLIVLLMAIELMLLAVNLNFVAFSHYLGDMAGQVFVFFILTVAAAESAIGLAILVVLFRNRATINVDELDSLKG is encoded by the coding sequence ATGATCTCGCTCGGACACTATCTGACGCTGGGCGCGATCCTGTTCGCGATCTCCGTGGTCGGCATCTTCCTGAACCGCAAGAACCTGATCGTGCTGCTGATGGCCATCGAGTTGATGCTGCTGGCGGTCAATCTGAATTTCGTGGCCTTCTCCCACTACCTGGGGGACATGGCCGGCCAGGTGTTCGTGTTCTTCATCCTGACGGTGGCCGCGGCCGAGTCCGCGATCGGTCTGGCCATCCTGGTCGTGCTGTTCCGCAACCGCGCCACGATCAATGTCGATGAGCTCGACTCGCTGAAGGGCTGA
- a CDS encoding NADH-quinone oxidoreductase subunit J, with the protein MDTTTALFYVFSAVLLLSAFRVITANSPVHSALFLVLSFFSASCIWMLLHAEFLAISLVLVYVGAVMVLFLFVVMMLDINIEVLKQGFWKHFPVAALVGVVIALEMAWVLQRGFNTSVVKPMEGPVGMPNTKLLGIELYTDYLYPLEIAAVLLLVAIISAIALTLRRRKDVRGQNPSEQVKAKKADRLRIVKMDAVREVASVPAAAPAADAAPKGKA; encoded by the coding sequence ATGGACACGACCACCGCGCTCTTCTACGTCTTCTCCGCCGTGCTGCTGCTCTCGGCCTTCCGAGTCATCACGGCCAACAGCCCGGTCCATTCCGCGCTGTTCCTGGTGCTGTCTTTTTTCAGCGCTTCGTGCATCTGGATGCTGCTGCATGCCGAGTTCCTGGCGATTTCGCTGGTGCTGGTGTATGTCGGCGCCGTCATGGTGCTGTTCCTGTTCGTCGTGATGATGCTTGACATCAACATCGAGGTGCTGAAGCAGGGTTTCTGGAAACACTTTCCCGTGGCGGCACTCGTGGGTGTCGTGATCGCACTGGAAATGGCCTGGGTGCTTCAACGGGGATTCAACACCTCCGTGGTCAAGCCGATGGAAGGTCCGGTCGGCATGCCCAACACCAAGCTGCTGGGCATCGAGCTGTACACCGACTACCTCTATCCGCTGGAAATCGCTGCGGTGCTGCTGCTGGTGGCGATCATTTCCGCCATCGCGCTGACGCTGCGTCGCCGCAAGGACGTGCGCGGCCAGAACCCGTCCGAGCAGGTCAAGGCGAAGAAGGCCGACCGCCTGCGCATCGTGAAGATGGATGCCGTGCGCGAAGTGGCCTCCGTGCCTGCTGCCGCGCCCGCTGCCGACGCCGCCCCGAAAGGAAAAGCATGA
- the nuoL gene encoding NADH-quinone oxidoreductase subunit L — protein MSQLSQSMLLAVPLAPLAGAVLAGFFGKSIGRTGSHVATILGVLVAFILSAITLKAVALDGARYNQTVYEWMVLGGMKMEVGFMIDGLTAMMMCVVTFVSLMVHIYTIGYMEEDPGYQRFFSYISLFTFSMLMLVMSNNFLQLFFGWEAVGLVSYLLIGFWFKKPTAVFANMKAFLVNRVGDFGFILGIGLIAAYAGTLSYTETFAKADELSKIVFPYDTWGGDWMLITVICICLFIGAMGKSAQFPLHVWLPDSMEGPTPISALIHAATMVTAGIFMVARMSPLFELSDTALNFILVIGSITALFMGFLGIIQNDIKRVVAYSTLSQLGYMTIALGASAYSVAVFHLMTHAFFKALLFLGAGSVIMGMHHDQDIRNMGGLRKYMPITWITSLLGSLALIGTPFFSGFYSKDSIIEALHASTLSAAPIAYAAAVIGVFVTAFYSFRMYFLVFHGKEHFHHKPFPGEHDHHDEDDHGHAHAHTPHESPWVVTVPLLLLAIPSVVIGYLTIQPMLYGDFLKDAISVNLHAHPAMEELAQEFHGAAAMAMHAFSTLPFMLALGGVVTAYVFYMLVPAVPAFFARTLAPLVTVMENKYYMDWINENIFAAGARLLGRGLWKIGDVTIIDGLFVNGSARLVGWIGSLVRLFQTGYIYHYALVMLVGVFALMTWFVLQYR, from the coding sequence ATGTCTCAGCTCTCGCAATCGATGCTGTTGGCCGTGCCGCTGGCGCCCCTCGCGGGTGCCGTGCTGGCCGGTTTCTTCGGCAAGTCCATCGGCCGGACGGGTTCACACGTCGCCACCATCCTGGGCGTGCTGGTCGCCTTCATCCTGTCGGCCATCACGCTCAAGGCCGTTGCCCTGGACGGGGCGCGCTACAACCAGACCGTCTATGAATGGATGGTGCTGGGCGGCATGAAGATGGAAGTCGGTTTCATGATCGACGGCCTCACGGCGATGATGATGTGCGTGGTGACCTTCGTGTCGCTGATGGTGCACATCTACACCATCGGCTACATGGAAGAGGATCCGGGTTACCAGCGCTTCTTCTCCTACATCTCGCTGTTCACGTTCTCGATGCTGATGCTCGTCATGAGCAACAACTTCCTGCAACTGTTCTTCGGCTGGGAAGCGGTGGGTCTGGTGTCCTACCTGCTGATCGGTTTCTGGTTCAAGAAGCCGACCGCGGTGTTCGCCAACATGAAGGCCTTCCTGGTCAACCGCGTCGGTGACTTCGGCTTCATCCTCGGCATCGGCCTGATCGCCGCCTATGCGGGCACGCTGAGCTACACCGAGACCTTCGCCAAGGCGGATGAACTCTCGAAGATCGTCTTCCCGTACGACACCTGGGGTGGCGACTGGATGCTGATCACCGTGATCTGCATCTGCCTGTTCATCGGCGCGATGGGCAAGTCGGCGCAGTTCCCGCTGCACGTCTGGCTGCCGGACTCGATGGAAGGCCCGACCCCGATCTCGGCGCTGATCCACGCGGCGACGATGGTGACGGCCGGCATCTTCATGGTGGCGCGCATGTCGCCGCTGTTCGAGCTGTCGGACACCGCACTGAACTTCATCCTGGTCATCGGTTCGATCACGGCGCTGTTCATGGGTTTCCTGGGCATCATCCAGAACGACATCAAGCGGGTGGTCGCGTATTCCACGCTGTCCCAGCTGGGTTACATGACGATCGCGCTCGGCGCTTCGGCCTACTCGGTCGCCGTGTTCCACCTGATGACGCACGCCTTCTTCAAGGCACTGCTGTTCCTCGGTGCCGGCTCGGTCATCATGGGCATGCACCACGACCAGGACATCCGCAACATGGGCGGCCTGCGCAAGTACATGCCCATCACCTGGATCACGTCGCTGCTGGGTTCGCTTGCGCTGATCGGCACGCCGTTCTTCTCGGGCTTCTACTCGAAGGACTCGATCATCGAGGCGCTGCACGCGAGCACGCTGTCCGCAGCCCCGATCGCCTACGCGGCGGCCGTGATCGGCGTGTTCGTCACGGCGTTCTACTCGTTCCGCATGTACTTCCTCGTCTTCCATGGCAAGGAGCACTTCCACCACAAGCCGTTCCCCGGCGAGCACGACCACCATGACGAAGACGACCACGGCCATGCGCATGCACACACGCCGCACGAGTCGCCCTGGGTCGTGACCGTGCCGCTGCTGCTGCTGGCGATCCCTTCGGTGGTGATCGGCTACCTCACCATCCAGCCGATGCTGTACGGTGATTTCCTCAAGGATGCGATTTCCGTGAATCTGCATGCGCATCCTGCAATGGAAGAACTGGCGCAGGAGTTCCACGGTGCGGCGGCGATGGCCATGCATGCGTTCAGTACGCTGCCGTTCATGCTGGCCCTGGGCGGCGTCGTGACGGCGTACGTGTTCTACATGCTGGTTCCGGCTGTCCCGGCGTTCTTCGCCCGGACACTGGCACCGCTGGTGACCGTGATGGAAAACAAGTACTACATGGACTGGATCAACGAGAACATCTTCGCTGCAGGCGCCCGTCTGCTGGGCCGCGGCCTGTGGAAGATCGGCGACGTGACGATCATCGACGGCCTGTTCGTCAATGGTTCCGCTCGCCTGGTGGGCTGGATCGGGTCGCTCGTGCGCCTGTTCCAGACTGGCTATATCTACCACTATGCACTGGTCATGCTCGTCGGCGTCTTCGCGCTGATGACGTGGTTCGTGCTGCAGTATCGCTGA
- a CDS encoding DUF2818 family protein, with protein MTPAASIWLVLLLAAVLANLPFFSERLFAVGPRRTTRTVSWRLLELMLYTAVVTGVGRWLEGRGGQMAEQGWQFYAVLVCVMLTLAFPGFVWRHLRRKH; from the coding sequence ATGACGCCGGCAGCCTCGATCTGGCTGGTGCTGCTGCTCGCAGCCGTGCTGGCCAACCTGCCGTTCTTCAGTGAACGGCTTTTTGCGGTGGGTCCCCGCAGGACGACCAGAACCGTGTCGTGGCGCCTGCTGGAGCTGATGCTCTACACCGCCGTGGTGACGGGGGTCGGCCGCTGGCTGGAAGGCCGTGGCGGCCAGATGGCCGAACAGGGCTGGCAGTTCTACGCAGTTCTGGTGTGCGTGATGCTGACGCTGGCCTTCCCGGGGTTCGTCTGGCGCCACCTTCGCCGCAAGCACTGA
- the nuoI gene encoding NADH-quinone oxidoreductase subunit NuoI, with translation MSAVASVKDFVSSFMLLELLKGMKLTGRHFFQRSVTVQFPEEKTPLSPRFRGLHALRRYENGEERCIACKLCEAVCPAMAITIESDVRADGSRRTSRYDIDLTKCIFCGFCEESCPVDSIVETHIFEYHGEKRGDLYFTKDMLLAVGDRYEKEIAANKEADAKYR, from the coding sequence ATGTCCGCCGTGGCCAGTGTCAAGGATTTTGTCTCCAGTTTCATGCTGCTTGAGTTGCTCAAGGGCATGAAGCTGACGGGGCGTCACTTCTTCCAGCGCAGTGTGACTGTGCAGTTTCCGGAAGAGAAGACGCCGCTTTCGCCGCGATTCCGCGGTCTGCATGCGCTGCGTCGTTATGAAAACGGCGAAGAGCGCTGCATCGCCTGCAAGCTGTGCGAGGCGGTCTGTCCGGCGATGGCGATCACCATCGAATCGGACGTCCGCGCCGATGGCAGCCGCCGTACCTCCCGCTACGACATCGATCTGACCAAATGCATCTTCTGCGGTTTCTGCGAAGAGAGCTGTCCGGTCGACTCGATCGTCGAGACGCACATCTTCGAATACCACGGCGAAAAACGCGGTGACCTGTACTTCACGAAGGACATGTTGCTGGCCGTCGGCGATCGCTACGAAAAAGAGATTGCAGCCAACAAGGAGGCGGACGCCAAGTACCGGTAA